A window of the Microvirga terrae genome harbors these coding sequences:
- a CDS encoding c-type cytochrome has protein sequence MRRLAVLSLVLASASSAAMAQSGRVQRGFTFAQTNCSQCHAIGRFGESPIPEAPPFRTLHTRYPVEDLAEAFAEGITTGHPSMPQFQLDPAQINDLLAYLQSIQG, from the coding sequence ATGCGGCGGCTGGCTGTCCTCTCCCTTGTTCTCGCTAGCGCCTCGTCGGCTGCCATGGCCCAGTCCGGACGGGTGCAGCGTGGGTTCACGTTCGCACAGACGAACTGCTCTCAATGCCATGCCATCGGGCGTTTCGGCGAAAGCCCCATTCCGGAGGCGCCACCCTTCCGGACCCTGCACACGCGCTATCCCGTTGAGGACCTCGCTGAGGCCTTTGCGGAAGGCATCACGACGGGCCACCCGTCCATGCCCCAGTTCCAGCTCGACCCGGCTCAGATCAACGATCTGCTCGCCTACCTGCAATCCATTCAGGGCTAG
- a CDS encoding universal stress protein — protein sequence MIENIRSVLIGITEEGEAEERSSALPYGLSLARRADAHVTVEAASLKLTLTHAFISSFAEGLVAAENRRLDALARAVADSSQRAAAASGVACTTQAPQLSYPALIKSFTSLARAHDLSILDAEPIALAVDRGLIEAVLMDSGRPLIVVPQGREAFTGGRIVVAWDGSAKAARALNDALPFLRAATQVELVSVTGEKDLEHTVPGAEIAPHLTRHGVTVNVLALPAMKADVAETLSNHAHLRRADMIVMGAYVHSRLREMVLGGTTQSLLKNAPVPLFLSY from the coding sequence ATGATCGAGAACATTCGCAGCGTCCTGATCGGGATCACGGAAGAAGGCGAAGCCGAGGAACGGTCGTCCGCGTTGCCCTACGGGCTTTCGCTCGCCCGGCGGGCGGACGCCCATGTCACTGTCGAGGCTGCCTCCCTGAAGCTCACCCTGACCCATGCCTTCATCAGCTCCTTCGCTGAAGGACTGGTGGCCGCCGAGAACCGTCGGCTGGATGCGCTTGCGCGCGCGGTCGCCGACTCGTCCCAACGGGCCGCGGCCGCATCGGGCGTTGCCTGCACCACACAGGCGCCGCAGCTCTCCTATCCGGCCCTCATCAAGAGCTTTACCTCCCTTGCCCGCGCTCATGATCTGTCGATCCTTGACGCAGAACCGATTGCCCTGGCCGTTGATCGTGGGCTGATCGAGGCCGTACTGATGGACAGCGGCCGACCTCTCATCGTCGTGCCACAGGGTCGCGAGGCCTTCACGGGAGGCAGGATCGTCGTGGCATGGGATGGCAGTGCCAAGGCGGCACGTGCCCTGAACGATGCATTGCCGTTCCTGCGGGCTGCCACTCAGGTCGAACTGGTCAGCGTCACGGGCGAGAAGGACCTGGAGCACACGGTGCCTGGTGCTGAGATTGCACCCCACCTCACTCGTCATGGCGTCACGGTGAACGTCCTCGCGCTGCCTGCGATGAAGGCAGACGTGGCCGAAACCCTAAGCAACCATGCCCACCTGAGGCGTGCCGACATGATCGTGATGGGTGCCTATGTCCATTCACGCCTGCGCGAGATGGTGCTCGGCGGTACGACACAATCGCTGCTCAAAAACGCGCCTGTGCCCCTGTTCCTCTCCTACTGA
- a CDS encoding zinc-dependent alcohol dehydrogenase family protein yields the protein MRAMVLRKVRTDLVMEERPVPPPGPGEIRVIVEACAVCRTDLHVVDGDLPHPRLPVIPGHEIVGRVEALGSGVRSHKPGDRVGIPWLGHTCGHCPYCASGHENLCDEPLFTGYTRDGGFASHVIADAEYAFGLPEDGDPIALSPLLCAGLIGWRSLVAAGPGERIGIYGFGAAAHIITQVCTWQERHVFAFTRSGDLAAQEFARSLGAVWADGSNEAPPESLDAAIIFAPVGDLVPLALKAVRKGGRVVCGGIHMSDIPSFPYRLLWEERQVVSVANLTRRDAADFLAIVPRARIRTQTVRYPLEAANEALDDLRSGRLQGAAVLVP from the coding sequence ATGAGGGCCATGGTTCTCCGCAAGGTGCGCACAGATCTCGTGATGGAGGAGCGCCCGGTTCCGCCCCCCGGACCAGGCGAGATCCGTGTCATTGTGGAAGCCTGCGCAGTGTGCCGGACCGATCTCCATGTGGTCGACGGCGACCTGCCGCACCCCAGGCTACCCGTCATTCCCGGCCACGAGATCGTGGGACGGGTGGAGGCACTCGGATCCGGGGTCCGGAGTCATAAGCCGGGGGACCGTGTGGGCATTCCGTGGCTCGGCCATACCTGCGGTCACTGTCCCTACTGCGCCTCAGGCCATGAGAACCTGTGCGACGAGCCGCTGTTCACGGGCTACACCCGCGACGGCGGCTTCGCCTCCCACGTCATCGCTGACGCAGAGTATGCCTTCGGACTGCCGGAGGACGGCGATCCCATTGCACTGTCTCCGCTCCTCTGTGCCGGCCTGATCGGCTGGCGCTCGCTGGTGGCTGCCGGTCCCGGCGAGCGGATCGGCATCTACGGCTTCGGTGCGGCGGCTCACATCATCACGCAGGTCTGCACCTGGCAGGAACGGCACGTCTTTGCGTTCACGCGTTCGGGCGATCTCGCCGCCCAGGAGTTCGCGCGCTCGCTCGGAGCGGTCTGGGCCGATGGCTCCAACGAGGCGCCGCCCGAAAGTCTCGATGCAGCGATCATCTTCGCGCCCGTGGGCGATCTCGTACCCCTAGCGCTCAAGGCCGTGCGCAAGGGCGGCCGCGTGGTCTGCGGCGGCATCCACATGAGCGACATCCCGAGCTTCCCTTATCGGCTTCTCTGGGAGGAGCGGCAGGTTGTCTCCGTCGCCAACCTGACCCGACGGGACGCCGCGGATTTTCTGGCGATCGTTCCCAGGGCCCGGATCAGGACCCAGACGGTGCGCTACCCACTGGAGGCCGCCAACGAGGCCTTGGATGACCTCCGGTCGGGACGGCTCCAAGGGGCCGCGGTCCTGGTCCCCTGA
- a CDS encoding monooxygenase, with translation MITAIVRFPLPEGLSSDEVKAAYEHFAPQFRGAAGLIRKYYLLGAERTGGGVYLWESLEAVERMYSDAWRQRIAERFGASPQIEYFDTPLVIDNAAASA, from the coding sequence ATGATCACGGCCATTGTGCGCTTTCCCCTGCCCGAAGGTCTCTCATCCGACGAGGTGAAGGCCGCCTATGAGCACTTCGCACCCCAGTTCCGGGGAGCGGCAGGGCTGATCCGGAAATACTACTTGCTCGGCGCGGAGCGGACGGGAGGCGGCGTGTACCTGTGGGAGAGCCTCGAGGCCGTAGAAAGGATGTATTCCGACGCCTGGCGGCAGCGGATTGCCGAGCGTTTCGGTGCGTCTCCGCAGATCGAGTACTTCGACACGCCTCTCGTGATCGACAATGCGGCCGCATCAGCCTGA
- a CDS encoding patatin-like phospholipase family protein yields the protein MLKQVTPDTQRNNKGSDAAVIGELERTGTPPETITEQRLPDVIPARLRRIPKELGQIVLVLQGGGALGAYQVGAYQALHEAGVEPDWVIGTSIGAINASLIAGNAPEDRMERLQEFWSRMQHSPWMELLGAWPLVGPLATNLTTIAQGIPAFFRPNLPAFLGLQIPLGSDSAGYYDTSPLARTLSDLVDFDRINGRQTRLTVGAANVRTSEMRYFDSRDMDLDVRHVMASGALPPAFPAVRIDGDLYWDGGILSNTPVEAVFDDNPRKNSVIFAVHIWNPQGSEPDTIWQVMSRQKDIQYSSRAVSHITRQKQIHRLRHVIAELVRRLPEKERKTEAVRELAAYGCLTRMHVVRLLAPPFEGDDHTKDIDFSPRGIRRRWEAGYADTSRVLELAPWSGDFDPVEGFILHEARPGIMMTAG from the coding sequence ATGCTCAAACAGGTCACACCCGACACCCAGAGGAACAACAAGGGCTCCGACGCAGCGGTGATCGGCGAACTCGAGCGGACTGGAACCCCGCCTGAAACGATCACCGAACAACGGCTCCCGGACGTCATACCGGCCCGCCTCCGCCGCATCCCGAAGGAGCTCGGACAGATCGTTCTCGTTCTCCAGGGTGGCGGCGCGCTCGGCGCCTATCAGGTTGGCGCCTATCAGGCCCTGCATGAGGCCGGGGTTGAGCCCGACTGGGTGATCGGCACTTCGATCGGCGCGATCAACGCCAGCCTGATCGCCGGCAACGCGCCGGAGGATCGCATGGAGCGGCTTCAGGAGTTCTGGAGCCGCATGCAGCACAGCCCTTGGATGGAGCTCCTGGGCGCGTGGCCTCTCGTGGGACCGTTGGCCACGAACCTGACGACCATCGCTCAGGGCATTCCGGCCTTCTTCCGGCCGAACCTGCCGGCTTTCCTTGGCCTCCAGATACCCTTGGGATCGGACTCTGCCGGCTACTACGATACCTCGCCTCTGGCCCGCACCCTGTCCGATCTCGTCGACTTCGACCGGATCAACGGCAGGCAGACGCGTCTCACGGTGGGAGCCGCCAACGTGCGCACCAGCGAGATGCGCTACTTCGATAGTCGCGACATGGATCTCGATGTCCGGCACGTCATGGCCTCCGGCGCTCTGCCGCCTGCCTTCCCGGCCGTGAGGATCGACGGCGATCTCTACTGGGACGGCGGCATCCTGTCGAACACGCCGGTCGAGGCCGTGTTCGACGACAATCCACGGAAAAACTCGGTCATCTTCGCGGTCCACATCTGGAATCCGCAGGGATCCGAACCGGATACCATCTGGCAGGTGATGAGCCGGCAGAAGGACATCCAGTATTCCAGCCGCGCGGTCAGCCACATCACACGGCAGAAGCAGATCCATCGGTTGCGCCACGTGATCGCTGAGCTCGTGCGGCGGCTGCCGGAGAAGGAGCGGAAGACCGAGGCGGTGCGGGAGCTGGCGGCTTACGGCTGCCTGACCCGCATGCATGTGGTCCGGTTGCTGGCGCCGCCTTTCGAGGGGGATGACCACACTAAGGACATCGACTTCAGCCCGCGGGGCATCCGCCGCCGCTGGGAGGCGGGCTACGCCGACACGAGCCGGGTTCTGGAACTGGCACCGTGGTCGGGTGACTTCGATCCAGTCGAGGGCTTCATCCTGCACGAGGCCCGGCCCGGGATAATGATGACGGCGGGCTGA
- a CDS encoding 3-hydroxybutyrate dehydrogenase, with product MNVAFTQPATGSAKSLDGKVALVTGSTSGIGLGIARAFASAGASVVINGFGKPEEVNDTLEFLQRETGGKAIYSAADMTKPDEIAGMVSLALEAFGRLDILVNNAGIQHVSPIDQFPVEKWDAVLAINLSSAFHTIRLAVPAMRRQGRGRIINIASAHALVASPFKAAYVAAKHGIVGLTKVVALETAEENITCNAICPGYVFTPLVEAQIEGQAKSHGIPREQVIRDVLLAQQPNKRFATVEEIGAFAAFLASDAAASITGSALPVDGGWTAH from the coding sequence ATGAACGTCGCCTTCACCCAGCCCGCGACCGGTTCCGCAAAATCTCTGGACGGCAAGGTCGCCCTCGTCACCGGTTCCACCAGCGGCATCGGACTCGGGATCGCCCGCGCCTTCGCCTCGGCCGGAGCCTCTGTTGTGATCAACGGCTTCGGCAAGCCGGAGGAGGTCAACGACACCCTCGAGTTCCTCCAGCGCGAGACGGGCGGCAAGGCGATCTATTCGGCAGCCGACATGACCAAGCCGGACGAGATCGCCGGCATGGTGAGCCTTGCCCTGGAGGCCTTCGGCCGCCTCGATATCCTGGTCAACAATGCCGGCATCCAGCACGTCAGTCCGATCGACCAGTTCCCGGTCGAGAAATGGGACGCGGTCCTGGCGATCAACCTGTCCTCCGCCTTTCACACCATCCGCCTCGCCGTTCCGGCCATGCGGCGCCAGGGCCGGGGACGCATCATCAACATAGCCTCGGCGCATGCACTCGTCGCCTCCCCGTTCAAGGCCGCCTACGTGGCGGCGAAGCACGGGATCGTGGGCCTAACCAAGGTGGTCGCTCTCGAGACGGCTGAGGAAAACATCACCTGCAACGCCATCTGCCCGGGTTATGTCTTCACCCCGCTGGTCGAGGCCCAGATCGAAGGACAGGCCAAGTCCCACGGCATCCCGCGCGAGCAGGTGATCCGGGACGTGCTGCTGGCACAGCAGCCGAACAAGCGCTTCGCCACCGTGGAGGAGATCGGGGCTTTCGCAGCGTTCCTGGCCAGCGATGCCGCGGCCTCGATTACGGGCTCCGCCCTGCCGGTCGACGGCGGCTGGACGGCTCACTGA
- a CDS encoding MFS transporter, producing the protein MTTSSQHEARSMHGHHAGTIERTLLIGLIAFLTVVDLFGTQAILPALARSYGVKPAAIGFAVNATTMGMAAACLGVAYFSHRIDRRRGILISLTVLAIPTALLAIAPDLATFTVLRIAQGLCMASAFTLTLAYLGEHCSATDAGGAFAAYITGNVASNLFGRLLAAGLADHLGLPATFLSLAGLNLLGAVIVYVWLTQAAMMTDQGGSGPSPFSVWAEHLRNPLLRPSFAIGFCILFAFIGTFTFVNFVLVREPIALSQMSLGLVYLVFAPSIVTTLLAGRAVQRFGTRPTFWGSLAIAGFGLPLLVVPNLPAVLIGLMLIGGGTFFAQATATGFVSYAATMDRGSASGLYLASYFSGGLVGSAVLGQVFDRFGWGACVTGVGISLLVASLLAVRLRPMAESPLPETGRDVPTPAPAAVH; encoded by the coding sequence ATGACCACATCCAGCCAACACGAAGCGAGGTCGATGCATGGCCATCATGCCGGCACGATCGAACGGACTCTTCTTATTGGCCTGATTGCCTTCCTGACGGTAGTCGATCTCTTTGGGACACAGGCCATCCTGCCGGCCTTGGCCCGGAGCTACGGCGTGAAACCCGCCGCCATAGGCTTTGCCGTCAATGCCACCACGATGGGCATGGCGGCCGCCTGCTTAGGCGTCGCCTACTTCAGCCATCGCATCGATCGCCGGCGCGGCATCCTGATCAGCCTCACGGTACTGGCGATCCCGACGGCACTGCTGGCCATCGCGCCTGACCTCGCGACCTTCACGGTGTTGCGGATCGCCCAGGGGCTGTGCATGGCCTCCGCATTCACATTGACCCTGGCCTATCTCGGCGAGCATTGCAGCGCCACGGATGCGGGCGGGGCCTTCGCGGCCTACATCACCGGCAACGTCGCCAGCAACCTCTTCGGCCGGCTTCTGGCGGCGGGACTTGCCGATCATCTCGGCCTGCCGGCGACCTTCCTGTCCCTGGCGGGCCTGAACCTCCTCGGTGCCGTGATCGTCTATGTTTGGCTCACGCAGGCCGCGATGATGACGGATCAGGGCGGATCCGGCCCGTCACCGTTCTCCGTCTGGGCGGAGCACCTGCGCAACCCGCTCCTGCGCCCCAGCTTCGCCATCGGCTTCTGCATCCTGTTTGCCTTCATCGGCACCTTCACCTTCGTGAACTTCGTGCTGGTGCGTGAGCCGATCGCACTCAGCCAGATGAGCCTCGGGCTCGTGTACCTCGTCTTCGCCCCATCCATCGTCACCACCCTGTTGGCCGGCCGTGCGGTGCAGCGGTTCGGGACCCGGCCGACCTTCTGGGGCTCGCTGGCCATCGCAGGCTTCGGCCTGCCCCTCCTGGTCGTGCCGAACCTCCCGGCAGTTCTGATCGGCCTGATGCTCATCGGTGGCGGCACGTTCTTCGCCCAGGCGACCGCCACAGGCTTTGTCAGCTATGCGGCCACGATGGACCGGGGCTCGGCAAGTGGGCTCTATCTCGCCTCCTACTTCTCGGGCGGGCTGGTGGGCAGCGCAGTCCTGGGGCAGGTCTTCGATCGCTTCGGCTGGGGAGCGTGCGTCACGGGTGTCGGGATCTCGCTCCTGGTCGCCTCGCTTCTGGCCGTACGGTTGCGGCCCATGGCCGAGAGCCCGTTGCCTGAAACCGGGCGCGATGTCCCGACGCCAGCCCCGGCCGCGGTCCACTAG
- a CDS encoding cupin domain-containing protein yields MLNRIQGAHMIRTGLCAATLAAGAFLSLSAQAGECPADKVSPGVRTQGEMQPKGVTDTVLASIDLSKEKVNLADRQLRTRKLVVQPGGIVPWHSHEDRPALIYVVSGTIEEYASNCSVPIVHKAGEVSVEKSGVQHWWKNTGKTPVVLLSSDVFHDMPKADPHMM; encoded by the coding sequence ATGCTGAACCGAATTCAAGGCGCTCATATGATCCGGACCGGGCTTTGCGCGGCTACCCTTGCGGCAGGTGCCTTCCTTTCCCTCTCTGCCCAGGCCGGGGAGTGCCCGGCGGACAAGGTCAGCCCCGGCGTCCGCACGCAGGGCGAGATGCAGCCCAAGGGCGTCACGGACACGGTTCTCGCCTCGATCGACCTGTCCAAGGAGAAGGTTAACCTCGCTGATCGCCAACTGCGGACGCGGAAACTGGTCGTCCAGCCCGGCGGGATCGTGCCCTGGCACAGCCACGAGGACCGTCCTGCCCTGATCTACGTCGTTTCTGGCACGATCGAGGAATATGCCAGCAACTGCTCGGTGCCGATCGTCCATAAGGCCGGCGAGGTCTCGGTCGAGAAGAGCGGGGTTCAGCACTGGTGGAAGAACACCGGCAAGACCCCGGTGGTGCTGCTGTCGTCCGATGTATTCCACGACATGCCCAAGGCAGACCCTCACATGATGTGA